The following are encoded together in the Armatimonadota bacterium genome:
- a CDS encoding 4a-hydroxytetrahydrobiopterin dehydratase, with translation MPIEEIGREASPLDEDEVRELSQYIPEWTIEGDKITRKLKFANFAEAMAFVNNVADEAEAADHHPDITISYNKVSLSLSTHKIGGLSRNDFILAARIDRHAGS, from the coding sequence TCCCCGTTGGACGAAGACGAGGTGCGCGAGCTCTCCCAGTATATCCCGGAATGGACCATCGAAGGAGATAAGATCACCCGCAAGCTCAAGTTTGCGAACTTTGCAGAGGCCATGGCCTTCGTCAACAATGTCGCGGACGAGGCTGAAGCGGCGGACCACCACCCGGACATCACCATCTCGTACAACAAGGTAAGCCTGTCTCTGTCCACCCACAAGATCGGCGGACTGTCCCGCAATGACTTCATCCTGGCCGCACGGATCGACCGACACGCTGGGTCTTGA